In Rhodoferax koreense, a genomic segment contains:
- the zapE gene encoding cell division protein ZapE, with protein sequence MSVKQAYEAELAQRGYTADPAQLRAVDALERCASEWAAFKEKRSNAFKKLINHPEIPRGVYMYGGVGRGKSFLMDCFFNAVPLKRKVRLHFHEFMREVHRELADLHGTPDPLDELGRRMAKRYKLLCFDEFHVADITDAMILYRLLKALFDNGVGFITTSNFRPDDLYPDGLHRDRILPAIALLNERLEVVNVDNGTDYRRKTMEQVKLYHTPLGPEADAEMTAAFESLAESHDDEDPVLHIEQREIRARRKAGGVVWFDFRILCGGPRSQNDYLEIATQFHTVLLSDVPVMAVRQASEARRFTWLVDVLYDRRVKLIMSAEAVPEELYTAGPLAHEFPRTASRLSEMQSAEFLALERRSVDTGLT encoded by the coding sequence GTGAGCGTGAAACAAGCCTACGAGGCCGAGCTGGCCCAGCGCGGCTACACCGCCGATCCGGCGCAGTTGCGTGCCGTCGATGCGCTGGAGCGTTGCGCCAGCGAATGGGCCGCGTTCAAGGAAAAGCGCTCCAACGCCTTCAAGAAACTCATCAACCACCCGGAGATCCCGCGCGGCGTCTACATGTACGGCGGCGTGGGGCGCGGCAAGAGTTTCCTCATGGATTGCTTCTTCAACGCCGTGCCGCTCAAGCGCAAGGTGCGGCTGCACTTCCACGAATTCATGCGCGAGGTGCACCGCGAACTGGCCGACCTGCATGGCACGCCGGACCCGCTGGACGAACTCGGCCGGCGCATGGCCAAGCGCTACAAGCTGCTGTGCTTCGATGAGTTCCATGTCGCCGACATCACCGACGCCATGATCCTGTATCGGCTGCTCAAGGCCTTGTTCGACAACGGCGTGGGTTTCATCACCACCTCCAATTTCCGCCCCGACGACCTGTATCCCGACGGCCTGCACCGCGACCGGATCCTGCCGGCCATCGCGCTGCTCAACGAGCGGCTCGAGGTGGTCAACGTCGACAACGGCACTGACTACCGACGCAAGACCATGGAGCAGGTCAAGCTCTACCACACCCCGCTCGGCCCCGAGGCCGACGCCGAGATGACAGCGGCCTTCGAGAGCCTGGCGGAATCGCACGACGACGAAGACCCGGTGCTGCACATCGAGCAGCGCGAGATCCGCGCCCGGCGCAAGGCCGGCGGCGTGGTCTGGTTCGACTTCCGCATCCTGTGCGGCGGCCCGCGCTCGCAGAACGACTACCTCGAGATCGCCACGCAGTTCCACACCGTGCTGCTCAGCGACGTGCCGGTCATGGCCGTGCGCCAGGCCTCGGAGGCGCGGCGCTTCACCTGGCTGGTCGACGTGCTGTACGACCGCCGCGTGAAACTCATCATGTCGGCCGAAGCGGTGCCCGAGGAGTTATATACGGCCGGCCCGCTGGCGCACGAATTCCCGCGCACTGCATCGCGCCTGAGCGAAATGCAGTCGGCGGAATTCCTGGCGCTCGAGCGCCGGTCGGTCGACACCGGCCTGACTTGA